A window from Opisthocomus hoazin isolate bOpiHoa1 chromosome 29, bOpiHoa1.hap1, whole genome shotgun sequence encodes these proteins:
- the LOC142364852 gene encoding olfactory receptor 14A16-like: MCTPWTGIFSQREQMPNGSSITEFVLLEFADKRELQLLHFWLFLAIYLAALLSNGLIITAIACDHRLHTPMYFFLLNLSLLDLGSISTTVLKSMANSLWNTRAISFTGCAAQLFLSIFFVGAEHCLLTVMAYDRYIAICKPLHYESLLGSRRCVHMAAAAWGRGFLNSLLHTANTFSIPLCKGNAVDQFFCEIPQILKLSCSHSYLREVGLLGVSLSLAFGCFIFIVLSYVQILRAVLRLPSEQGRHKAFSTCLPHLTVVSLFISTIVFAYLKPPSTSFPSLDVVVSFLYSVVPPAVNPIIYSMRNQELKKALNKLIQSVVFQQQ; encoded by the exons atgtgcac tccttggacaggaatattttcccagagagagcaaatgcctaatggcagctccatcaccgagttcgtcctcctggaatttgcagacaagagggagctgcagctcttgcacttctggctcttcctggccatctacctggctgccctcctcagcaatggcctcatcatcactgccatagcctgtgaccaccgcctccacacccccatgtacttcttcctcctcaacctctccctcctcgacctgggctccatctccactactgtcctcaaatctatggccaattccctgtggaacaccagggccatttccttcactggatgtgctgcccagctctttctgtctatcttctttgttggagcagagcattgtcttctgactgtcatggcctatgaccgctacattgccatctgcaaacccctacACTATGAGAGCCTGCTGGGCAGCAGAcgttgtgtccacatggcagcagctgcctggggcagaggCTTTCTCAAttccctcctgcacactgccaatacattttccatacccctctgcaagggcaatgctgtggaccagttcttctgtgaaatcccccagatcctcaagctctcctgctcacactcctacctcagggaagttgggcttcttggggttagtctttctttagcttttggatgttttattttcattgttctgTCCTATGTGCAAATCTTGAGGGCCGTGCTGAGgctcccctctgagcagggacggcacaaagccttttccacttgcctccctcacctgaccgtggtctccctgtttatcagcactatAGTTTTTGCCTACCTGAAACCTCCCTCTACCTCTTTCCCATCCTTGGATGTGGTGGTGTCATTCCtttactcggtggttcctccagcagtgaaccccatcatctacagcatgaggaaccaggagctcaaaaagGCCCTCAACAAGCTCATTCAAtcagtagtctttcagcagcaataA